From Pseudarthrobacter equi, a single genomic window includes:
- a CDS encoding tautomerase family protein — MPLVRIDVNEGRTADELQRLSRGIHDAILAEYGIPERDYFHILTEHRQGQIFAQDAGLGFERTGGVVMIQIFTQAGRSQEAKQQLFAAVAGKLSEVGVAGEDVFIGYVENTAVDWSFGYGRAQYVTGELAVPKK, encoded by the coding sequence ATGCCATTGGTTCGCATTGATGTTAATGAAGGCCGCACCGCGGATGAGCTGCAGCGCCTGAGCCGCGGCATCCACGATGCCATTCTCGCCGAGTATGGCATCCCGGAGCGCGACTACTTCCACATCCTCACCGAGCACCGCCAGGGCCAGATTTTCGCCCAGGACGCGGGGCTTGGGTTCGAGCGTACGGGTGGAGTGGTCATGATCCAGATCTTCACGCAGGCCGGCCGCTCCCAGGAAGCCAAGCAGCAGCTGTTTGCCGCCGTCGCAGGCAAGCTCTCCGAGGTGGGCGTCGCCGGTGAGGATGTCTTCATCGGCTACGTGGAAAATACGGCAGTCGACTGGTCCTTCGGCTACGGTCGCGCCCAGTACGTCACCGGCGAACTGGCCGTCCCCAAGAAGTAG
- the iolC gene encoding 5-dehydro-2-deoxygluconokinase has product MTHELLTIGRISVDIYPNDIGVGLEDVNSFGKYLGGSPSNVAVAAARHGRRTGVITRTGDDAFGTYLHRELHKFNVDDTFVTPVQDWPTAVTFCAIKPATDEFPLYFYGRFPTAPDLQIKAGELDLDAIREAGIFWSTVTGLCQEPSRSAHIAAHEARPRTGLAEGQFTILDLDYRPMFWASEEEARAEVAKILPHVTVAIGNDKECAVAVGEGTPDEQADRLLAAGVEIAVVKLGAEGVMAKTRTERVVSAPVPVETLNGLGAGDSFGGAFCHGLLSGWPLEQVLDYANAAGAIVASRLSCADAMPTPEEVTSLLAERGRTVPGAVSGASIPEGAAL; this is encoded by the coding sequence GTGACCCATGAGCTTCTTACGATCGGGCGCATCAGCGTTGATATTTACCCGAACGACATCGGGGTTGGCCTGGAGGACGTTAACTCCTTCGGCAAGTACCTGGGCGGTTCGCCCTCGAACGTTGCCGTTGCCGCCGCCCGGCACGGCCGCCGGACCGGCGTCATCACCCGCACCGGGGATGACGCGTTCGGAACCTACCTGCACCGCGAACTGCACAAGTTCAACGTCGATGACACGTTCGTGACGCCGGTTCAGGACTGGCCCACCGCCGTCACCTTCTGCGCCATCAAGCCCGCCACGGACGAGTTCCCGCTCTACTTCTACGGGCGCTTCCCCACGGCACCGGACCTGCAGATCAAAGCCGGCGAGCTGGACCTGGACGCGATCCGCGAGGCAGGGATCTTCTGGTCCACTGTCACGGGCCTCTGCCAGGAGCCCAGCCGCAGTGCCCACATCGCCGCGCACGAGGCCCGCCCCCGTACCGGGCTCGCCGAGGGCCAGTTCACCATCCTGGACCTGGATTACCGGCCGATGTTCTGGGCCTCCGAGGAGGAAGCCCGGGCGGAGGTAGCCAAGATCCTGCCGCACGTTACCGTCGCCATCGGCAACGACAAGGAATGCGCCGTCGCAGTGGGGGAGGGAACCCCCGACGAGCAGGCGGACCGCCTGCTGGCCGCCGGCGTGGAGATCGCCGTCGTCAAGCTGGGCGCCGAGGGCGTCATGGCCAAGACCCGCACTGAGCGTGTCGTCTCCGCACCAGTCCCGGTGGAAACCCTGAATGGACTCGGCGCCGGGGATTCGTTCGGCGGTGCCTTCTGCCACGGCCTGCTCTCGGGCTGGCCGCTCGAACAGGTCCTGGACTACGCCAACGCCGCCGGCGCCATCGTCGCCTCCCGCCTCTCCTGCGCTGATGCCATGCCGACGCCGGAGGAAGTCACCTCCTTGCTGGCCGAACGCGGCCGCACCGTGCCGGGTGCCGTTTCCGGCGCCTCCATTCCCGAAGGAGCAGCACTGTGA
- a CDS encoding Cgl0159 family (beta/alpha)8-fold protein: MTLTPVSTGRAVDDDPRRYEHLSTIRLEDPEAVARAAKSRRRHPGLKAGRQNFIVAADHPARGALSVGSDPVAMADRRQLLDRLQIALANPAVDGVLASPDIMDDLLLLGALDGKLVFGSMNRGGLAGLVNEFDDRFTGHTAAALEALGADGGKMLTRICLGDPDTVATLEATAKAIDSLAERKLIAMVEPFLSVRENGRVRNDLSTNAVIKSIGIAAGLGSTSAYTWMKLPVVAEMERVMAATTMPTVLLGGDPAGSQDEVFATWGAALSLPGVQGLTVGRTLLYPADGDVAGAVASAASLLHHTTEIPE, encoded by the coding sequence GTGACTCTCACCCCCGTTAGCACTGGCCGGGCCGTGGACGATGATCCCCGCCGGTACGAGCACCTAAGCACTATCCGGCTGGAAGACCCTGAGGCCGTTGCCCGTGCGGCCAAGTCCCGCCGCCGCCACCCGGGCCTGAAGGCCGGCCGGCAGAACTTCATCGTCGCCGCAGACCATCCCGCCCGCGGCGCACTGTCCGTCGGATCGGATCCCGTGGCCATGGCAGACCGCCGCCAGCTGCTGGACCGCCTGCAGATCGCCCTGGCTAACCCGGCCGTGGACGGAGTCCTTGCCTCTCCGGACATCATGGATGACCTGCTCCTGCTGGGCGCCCTCGACGGCAAGCTGGTGTTCGGGTCGATGAACCGCGGCGGCCTGGCCGGCCTGGTCAATGAGTTCGATGACCGGTTCACCGGCCACACCGCGGCCGCCCTTGAAGCCCTCGGTGCCGACGGCGGCAAGATGCTTACCCGCATCTGCTTGGGCGACCCGGATACCGTCGCAACCCTCGAAGCCACCGCCAAAGCCATCGATTCACTGGCTGAGCGGAAGCTGATCGCCATGGTGGAGCCTTTCCTGTCCGTCCGTGAAAACGGCAGGGTCCGCAATGACCTGTCCACCAACGCGGTGATCAAATCCATCGGCATCGCAGCGGGCCTCGGCTCCACCAGCGCCTACACGTGGATGAAACTCCCGGTCGTAGCGGAAATGGAACGCGTCATGGCTGCCACCACCATGCCCACAGTCCTCTTGGGCGGGGACCCGGCAGGGTCCCAGGACGAAGTCTTCGCCACCTGGGGAGCTGCCCTGTCCCTGCCTGGTGTCCAGGGCCTCACCGTAGGCCGGACGCTGCTCTACCCCGCGGACGGGGACGTTGCCGGCGCCGTCGCCAGCGCAGCCTCGCTCCTGCACCACACCACAGAAATTCCGGAGTAA